The genomic segment ACTGAGACAGCATCGTTGGGGTTCCTCAGGCTTAGCCACAGACCCCCTCTGCCCTGCGTATGCCCCAGGCCCGCCCGCTCCTCACCCCCCATCTCATTACGGAAGTGGGGGCAACTGAGCAGCAGCTCGTTGTCGATGCCATCACCTTCGTCCAGGGAGGGGTCCTCCACAGCCCCCCCAACACCGCCCCCGCTCTGCGAGGGCGTGGCCTGGGTGAGGGGACGCATCGTCGAGGCAGCCGATGCCCCTGAGGTGATGTTCTTTTTGCGGCCGATGCTGTCTCGGTTGCTGGCCGCCTCTGTGAGGTCAAATAAAATGCTCTGGACATCATAGTGGGCAACATTCCTGACCCAGGCTCCTCCACCCAGGTTGTCATAAGGACCTGGTTGGGGGATCTGTGGAGGAGAGGGCTTGGCCTTCTTGCTCAGCCCCTCAGGCTTTGGGGGCTTGGCTGGTTTTGGGGTGTCTCCTGCGGGGGTGGACAGAGCCCTGAAGAAGCCGTCAGGCTCTGGGGGGGTTCCCTGCAGGCCCAGCAGCAGAAAGGGGTCTTTGAAGCGGAGGGCGTTGGGGCTCAGAACGCCTTGGTCCTCTGCACTCAGCTCCTGGGTTCCTGACAGACCTATCTGTCTCTCCAGTGAGGAGAGGCTGCCATACTCCCTGTGCAGCACCACCCCTGAGTCCTCCTGGGCCCCGGCACCTGCCTTCTCCCCCACCGCCCGTGTTGCCTTCCCTCCCGCCTTACCAGAGGAGTCCAGGTCTCCCAGCGTCACGTCACTGTTGCTTCTCTGCATGATGTGTCCTCGGCCCACTGACCTCAGGTTCAGACCCACACAGCTCGGAGTAGTGAGACTCTCCCCATCTGTTCCATCCCTCCTCGGGGGCCACTCCCCTGCCACCACCCGCGCCCTTACCCCACCCTCCCGCTTAGAGTCAAAGTTGACCGTTGTCAGTGGGGGTCGTGGCCTCTGCCGGCAAAACTTGCGTAGGAAGAGGTCGTCAGACTGCATGGTGCCTCAGACTCCGACTCCAACTATCTCTCCTCACTGTGTCAAGCCTGATGAGTAAGAGGACTACACGTGGTCTTCATCCACATTCAATAACAAAATGCAAAGGACTATTAGATGACTGTATCAGATACAATAATATGTTTTAGGTCTGGAAAACGTACACCCATTCCAAGTTCCTTTAGGACGTCCTCCAGCTTTGGCTTTGCAGATGACTACTATTCTGGTGTGCCTCAGTCGTGGTGTGGTCCAGTCGTGGTGTGGTCCAGTCGTGGTGTGGTCCAGTCGTGGTGTGGTCCAGTCGTGGTGGGGTGTGGTCCAGTCGTGGTGTGGACCAGTTGTGGTGTGGTCCAGTCGTGGTGTGGTCCAGTCGTGGTGTGGTCCAGTCGTGGTGTGGTCCAGTCGTGGTGTGGTCCAGTCGTGGTGGGGTCCAGTTGTGGTGGGGTCCAGTTGTGGTGGGGTCCAGTCGTGGTGGGGTCCAGTTGTGGTGTGGTCCAGTTGTGGTGTGGTCCAGTCGTGGTGTGGTCCAGTCGTGgtttggtccagttgtggtgtgGTCCAGTCGTGGTTTGGTCCAGCTCTCTGTCCTCTGGGTTGGggaggatttgtgtgtgtgttggcctctCTGATCTGTCATCCATCAGCTCCCACCCCTCAGCACCTGCTTGCTTCTCTTTGGTCTCTTCCACTGGACACCTGTACACAGCGACAAAGCAACGGTCATTTTTAAGTATGGTTTGACCGCAGACACCCTCAGATTTCATTCAACGGTTGCAAAGCAAACCGTAGACCAGTGTTTTAGCCCCTTTGGCCAAAATATTACCATGCATTTATTTTCAACAATGAAGTGTAGAAAAGTGAATAGGAAAACCAGAAGCTCTGACGTGTGTTGTATTTTTCAGTAGCGTTTCACCTCTGAATACTTGCATTATAATTTTTTTCCTTTCCAAAAATAGCTGCCAAGCAAGTCATATGGCCCACCACATCCACCCTACAGACAATCAATAGAACCCTGTGGGCTGGAGGAGGGGGCCTTCCTGTCCAAAGACAATTTAAGAATACAATCAGAACATGTAGAGAAGCATGtttagttaaaaaaatatataataataaacagGATATTAGACGTCTCAAGAGGTATGCTTCAATATGCAGAAAAATAAACATGTTgatgttgtttttttacacataATTATGCATCATGACTATGGCTCTAGgtt from the Oncorhynchus tshawytscha isolate Ot180627B linkage group LG33, Otsh_v2.0, whole genome shotgun sequence genome contains:
- the LOC112231303 gene encoding platelet glycoprotein Ib alpha chain-like isoform X1 yields the protein MSGTEAINLQTTYFRRCPVEETKEKQAGAEGWELMDDRSERPTHTQILPNPEDRELDQTTTGPHHNWTKPRLDHTTTGPHHNWTTPQLDPTTTGPHHNWTPPQLDPTTTGPHHDWTTPRLDHTTTGPHHDWTTPQLVHTTTGPHPTTTGPHHDWTTPRLDHTTTGPHHD
- the LOC112231303 gene encoding platelet glycoprotein Ib alpha chain-like isoform X2, with the translated sequence MWRCPVEETKEKQAGAEGWELMDDRSERPTHTQILPNPEDRELDQTTTGPHHNWTKPRLDHTTTGPHHNWTTPQLDPTTTGPHHNWTPPQLDPTTTGPHHDWTTPRLDHTTTGPHHDWTTPQLVHTTTGPHPTTTGPHHDWTTPRLDHTTTGPHHD